The proteins below are encoded in one region of Clostridium estertheticum:
- a CDS encoding sugar phosphate isomerase/epimerase family protein → MKKIDFGMPTLIETNSIESCVKLCKELDLDFIELNMNLPQYQIESIDIQKFKSICENENIYFTIHIDENFNVCDFNNEISKAYIKTILATIDIAKQLKIPVLNMHMSNGVYFTLPNEKIFLFNQYKEIYLTKLKKFRERCKKAIGDSNIKICIENCSGYKDFVLEGIELLLESNVFALTFDIGHSHSVNGIDEAFINKHIDRLYHMHVHDGKGKENHLPLGIGEINIKERISLAREHKCRIVLEIKTIRGLKQSVDKLSNYL, encoded by the coding sequence ATGAAAAAAATTGATTTTGGTATGCCAACACTTATTGAGACAAACAGTATTGAAAGCTGTGTTAAATTATGCAAAGAGTTGGATTTAGATTTCATCGAACTAAATATGAATTTACCTCAATATCAGATTGAAAGTATAGATATCCAGAAATTTAAATCAATTTGTGAAAATGAAAATATATATTTCACAATTCATATTGATGAAAATTTTAATGTTTGCGATTTTAACAATGAAATTTCAAAAGCATATATAAAAACTATATTGGCTACTATTGATATTGCTAAACAACTGAAAATTCCTGTACTTAATATGCATATGTCAAATGGAGTTTATTTTACTTTGCCTAATGAAAAAATATTTTTATTTAATCAATATAAAGAAATTTACCTAACTAAGTTAAAGAAGTTTAGAGAGAGGTGTAAAAAAGCTATAGGTGACAGCAATATCAAAATATGTATTGAAAATTGTAGTGGTTATAAAGATTTTGTATTAGAAGGTATAGAGCTTTTGTTAGAAAGCAATGTGTTTGCATTAACCTTTGATATCGGTCATAGTCATAGCGTGAATGGTATCGATGAAGCATTTATAAATAAACATATAGACAGGCTTTATCACATGCACGTTCATGATGGTAAGGGTAAAGAAAATCACCTTCCGTTAGGTATAGGAGAAATTAATATAAAGGAAAGGATTTCTCTTGCGAGAGAACATAAGTGTCGCATAGTTCTTGAAATAAAGACTATTAGGGGGCTTAAGCAGTCAGTGGATAAATTATCAAACTACTTATAG
- a CDS encoding class I SAM-dependent methyltransferase, which translates to MLNVNVKNIDMKFNTSNEVFAPRNVDKGTLAMLSIIEFKNDDKVLDLGCGYGIVGILSAKIVGATNVVMTDIDSRAVELTRENIDLNNVKGIEVYQSDGFKNINEKDLTLIISNPPYHSDFSVPKEFIEKGFNRLAIGGRIYMVTKRKDWYKNKLVSIFGGVKITEIDGYYVFMAEKKTTTYSSKKKLKL; encoded by the coding sequence ATGTTAAATGTAAATGTAAAAAATATTGATATGAAATTTAATACATCAAATGAAGTTTTTGCACCTCGAAATGTTGATAAAGGTACTTTAGCGATGTTGTCAATTATTGAATTTAAAAATGATGATAAGGTTCTAGACTTGGGGTGTGGTTACGGTATAGTTGGAATACTTTCTGCAAAAATAGTTGGAGCGACTAATGTAGTTATGACAGATATAGATAGTAGAGCAGTAGAGCTTACAAGAGAAAATATTGATCTAAATAATGTTAAAGGAATTGAAGTATACCAAAGTGATGGATTTAAAAATATTAATGAAAAAGACTTAACTTTAATTATTTCAAATCCTCCATATCATTCGGATTTCTCTGTTCCAAAGGAGTTTATTGAAAAAGGATTTAATAGATTAGCCATTGGTGGGAGAATATATATGGTTACTAAAAGAAAAGACTGGTATAAGAACAAGTTGGTTTCAATTTTTGGTGGTGTAAAAATAACTGAAATTGATGGTTACTATGTTTTTATGGCAGAAAAGAAAACTACTACATATTCAAGTAAGAAAAAATTAAAGTTGTGA
- a CDS encoding ASCH domain-containing protein — translation MEQEHKSVEKMWGKYLTSIGESTYNTNKNYTSWHFCDNEKSANDLAKLVREKIKSGTSSLYYFYGVENEELPMEDNHSVITKWNGIAQCVIRTKKVTVLPFKDVNKKFAELEGEGDKSLTYWRKVHIDFFTRELKELEMEFSQDMLVVFEEFEVVYK, via the coding sequence ATGGAACAAGAACATAAATCAGTAGAAAAAATGTGGGGAAAGTATTTAACATCTATTGGAGAGTCTACTTATAATACTAATAAAAATTATACTTCGTGGCATTTTTGTGATAATGAAAAAAGCGCTAATGATTTAGCAAAATTGGTTAGAGAAAAAATCAAAAGTGGGACAAGTTCGCTTTATTATTTCTATGGTGTAGAAAATGAAGAGCTGCCTATGGAGGATAATCATAGCGTTATTACAAAGTGGAATGGAATTGCTCAATGTGTTATACGAACTAAAAAAGTAACAGTACTACCTTTTAAGGATGTAAATAAAAAATTTGCGGAATTAGAAGGGGAAGGTGATAAGTCTTTAACGTATTGGAGAAAGGTACATATAGATTTTTTTACAAGAGAATTAAAAGAGCTGGAAATGGAGTTCTCTCAAGATATGTTAGTAGTATTTGAGGAATTTGAAGTGGTATATAAGTAA
- a CDS encoding C-GCAxxG-C-C family protein — protein sequence MDKKEEAINVFNNGFNCSQAVLSVFCGKFGLDKETALKISTGFGGGFRKGEVCGAVSGAIMTLGLESGHYIEGDTKSKSKAYAVTKEFIRRFEEKNESIICKKLLGYDLSDEREYNIIRDKGLFNSICPKVIIDSVGILEDIFSEKKGK from the coding sequence ATGGATAAGAAAGAAGAAGCTATAAATGTATTTAATAATGGATTTAATTGCAGTCAAGCAGTTTTAAGTGTTTTTTGTGGGAAGTTTGGCTTAGATAAAGAAACCGCATTAAAAATCTCTACAGGATTTGGTGGAGGATTTCGTAAAGGTGAGGTTTGTGGAGCAGTCTCTGGAGCAATAATGACTTTAGGGTTAGAGAGTGGTCATTATATAGAAGGTGATACAAAATCAAAAAGTAAAGCATATGCGGTGACGAAAGAATTTATAAGAAGGTTTGAGGAGAAAAATGAATCAATAATTTGTAAAAAATTATTAGGGTATGATTTGTCAGATGAAAGAGAATACAATATTATTAGGGATAAGGGACTTTTTAATAGTATTTGTCCTAAAGTAATAATTGATTCAGTAGGTATTTTAGAAGATATATTTTCAGAGAAAAAGGGAAAATAA
- a CDS encoding GNAT family N-acetyltransferase, with product MISYKIGLECIEWSQLFSLYEKVGMLKRFIESKEFNKIESAFQVSYKVVTAWEENTLVGSCRMLSDGICYGAVFDVAVLPEYQKKGIGKGLMRLLLKGEEHMTIHLTSTFGNEGFYKKVGFEKHKTAYSKYPFESKYVEN from the coding sequence ATGATTTCTTATAAAATTGGATTAGAGTGTATTGAGTGGTCTCAACTTTTTAGTTTATACGAAAAGGTAGGGATGCTAAAGCGTTTTATAGAAAGTAAAGAATTTAATAAAATTGAGTCTGCATTTCAAGTGAGTTACAAGGTTGTTACAGCCTGGGAAGAAAATACTTTGGTGGGGTCTTGTAGAATGTTATCGGATGGCATATGCTATGGGGCTGTTTTTGATGTTGCAGTATTACCTGAATATCAGAAAAAAGGCATTGGGAAAGGGTTGATGAGGTTACTTTTAAAAGGTGAAGAACATATGACAATCCACCTAACTTCAACATTTGGGAATGAGGGTTTTTATAAGAAAGTAGGGTTTGAAAAACATAAAACGGCTTATTCAAAATACCCATTTGAATCAAAATATGTTGAGAATTAG
- a CDS encoding HAD family hydrolase, with amino-acid sequence MKDIKLVIFDLDGTLFRTETVDIKAINDALVKNGYEIKSDDKILNLIGLTLREVCKVLINRVDEDSIKQFARDIIAFEQPYIREYGELYDGVLNCLNTLKEKGYTLCICSNGNKEYVLGISKKFAFFNIFDDICYSSGGISKTQAVGMLKSKYKAEKFIMVGDRTSDIEAASHNGGISIGVTYGFGKDEVLLANYVANNLQEVEKLVTDITI; translated from the coding sequence ATGAAAGATATAAAACTTGTTATATTTGATTTAGATGGAACACTTTTTAGGACGGAGACCGTAGATATAAAAGCAATTAACGATGCTTTGGTTAAAAATGGATATGAAATCAAGTCTGATGATAAGATTTTAAATTTAATTGGATTAACTTTGAGAGAGGTATGTAAGGTGTTAATCAATAGAGTTGATGAAGATAGTATTAAACAATTTGCAAGAGATATTATAGCATTTGAACAACCATATATAAGAGAATATGGTGAGTTATATGATGGGGTTTTGAACTGCTTAAATACATTAAAGGAAAAAGGGTATACTCTGTGCATTTGTTCAAATGGGAATAAAGAGTATGTTTTGGGTATTTCTAAGAAATTTGCATTTTTTAATATATTTGATGATATTTGTTATAGTAGTGGTGGAATTAGTAAAACACAAGCAGTTGGAATGCTTAAAAGCAAGTATAAAGCAGAAAAATTTATTATGGTGGGAGATAGGACAAGTGATATTGAAGCAGCTTCACATAATGGGGGGATATCAATTGGCGTAACATATGGCTTTGGAAAAGATGAGGTGTTGTTAGCAAATTATGTTGCTAATAATCTTCAAGAAGTAGAAAAATTAGTAACAGATATTACAATTTAG